Proteins found in one Flavobacterium channae genomic segment:
- a CDS encoding DUF1294 domain-containing protein encodes MEVLFIYLIVINSLCFLTFGYDKWQAKKNKRRISEFSLLLLAGIGGTIGGIVSMYLFKHKTNKFSFTLAFYAIAILQIVLLYFGIQIFKS; translated from the coding sequence TACTATTTATTTATTTAATTGTGATTAACAGCCTTTGTTTTTTAACATTTGGCTACGATAAATGGCAAGCTAAAAAGAATAAAAGACGAATTTCAGAATTCAGTTTACTTTTATTGGCTGGAATTGGTGGAACTATTGGAGGAATTGTAAGCATGTATCTTTTCAAGCACAAAACCAATAAGTTTTCTTTTACATTAGCTTTTTATGCTATTGCGATACTTCAGATTGTTTTATTGTATTTCGGAATTCAAATATTTAAAAGCTAA